Proteins from one Ictidomys tridecemlineatus isolate mIctTri1 chromosome 14, mIctTri1.hap1, whole genome shotgun sequence genomic window:
- the LOC101968023 gene encoding endogenous Bornavirus-like nucleoprotein 1, translating to MLKCGTPKRPPKNNIDGFLPEGTDPHPGIGDEKDLRKNVIALLEADRRALYHAVTPSLVFLCLLIPSLHAALIYRGVPRESYLTTPVTKGDQVLIKTAKLYGEKTVDRELSELEVSSIFNHCCSLLIGVVIGSSAKIRAGAEQIRKRFKTLMASINRPAHGDTATLLQTFNPHEAIDWINSQPWVGSLVLSLLTTDFESPGKEFMEQIRLVASFAQMTTYTTIKEYLNECMDATLMIPAVAGEIKEFLDTASKLKADHGEIFKYLGAIRHPDAIKLAPRSFPNLASAAFYWSKKENPTMSGYRASTIVPGAIVKEAQLARYRRREISRGEDGSHIPDEIAQIMKIIGVTGYAKP from the exons ATGCTCAAAtgtgggacccccaaaagaccaccaaaAAACAATATCGAT GGTTTTCTTCCAGAGGGAACTGACCCCCACCCCGGCATAGGGGATGAGAAAGACCTTCGGAAAAATGTGATTGCTTTATTAGAAGCAGATCGGCGAGCACTGTACCACGCTGTTACACCGAGCCtagtttttctgtgtcttttaattcctAGCCTTCACGCTGCCCTGATATACAGAGGAGTCCCTCGCGAGTCCTACCTCACAACTCCTGTTACGAAAGGTGATCAAGTCCTCATCAAAACAGCAAAGCTTTATGGAGAAAAAACAGTTGATCGTGAATTGTCGGAACTAGAAGTCTCATCTATCTTCAACCATTGCTGTTCACTGCTGATCGGAGTGGTTATTGGTTCATCGGCTAAAATAAGAGCAGGTGCGGAACAAATAAGGAAGAGATTTAAGACGCTAATGGCTTCAATAAACAGGCCGGCGCATGGAGACACTGCCACTCTCCTCCAGACCTTCAACCCTCACGAAGCTATTGACTGGATCAACTCACAACCATGGGTTGGTTCTCTGGTTCTATCTCTTTTAACTACAGATTTTGAATCACCCGGCAAAGAATTCATGGAGCAGATCAGACTAGTCGCTAGCTTTGCCCAGATGACGACATACACCACAATCAAAGAATACCTCAATGAGTGCATGGATGCGACATTAATGATTCCTGCTGTTGCTGGGGAAATTAAGGAGTTTCTCGATACTGCCTCTAAACTCAAGGCCGACCATGGTGAGATTTTCAAATACCTCGGGGCCATCCGTCATCCAGACGCTATTAAGCTTGCGCCACGGAGCTTTCCTAATCTTGCTTCAGCAGCCTTTTATTGGAGTAAGAAGGAGAATCCGACTATGTCAGGATATAGAGCCTCCACAATAGTTCCTGGAGCTATAGTGAAAGAAGCTCAGCTAGCTCGATACAGGAGGCGTGAGATATCCCGAGGGGAGGATGGAAGTCATATCCCAGATGAAATTGCCCAGATCATGAAGATAATTGGTGTGACAGGCTATGCAAAACCATGA